A genome region from Columba livia isolate bColLiv1 breed racing homer chromosome 2, bColLiv1.pat.W.v2, whole genome shotgun sequence includes the following:
- the XIRP1 gene encoding xin actin-binding repeat-containing protein 1 isoform X1, whose protein sequence is MTALYPRKPASASGHPNTGRGWLWAQPNIQTKNMEKTEKLKPAQSFPFLCHSPRSSPERREVPLRKSVSVSELVARYQSILDCESNMSKKERPKLMERRYLSQTNVSPLGKSCTLSQSHLSDVCLTKSTEDLPIPNISVPTKNLRGLQTSFDIPKATPRCKSLHFAPLKTPSPNGILRKKEADARILATIQSLSMESKPHRDPPFPSSLQSIQRKEQWSPGTIKWKESPAKDGKLSRDRQAIISSVPDTADDSAAGRSYERTRSFLDTSDNTGRIPHQGRGRSSACSVKELSARYLPQTAAAAAHAGSPAQPSTVKDNSTLSPHSQKKNKMAEAQKSSNIAIKTMEDDLPPPPAPALGSVQVIAPGNQDPNPLPVPPPKQAFSKFYQQRQVNELKRLYRHMHPELRKNLEEAVTEDLAEMLNTEDPNAQASVNLDKVLPGEVQSMRWIFENWALDSIGDHQATKKLAEEEIIPGGDVKSTSLRFENQSINSDGLSTLAKDSETDLARGDVHTARWLFETQPLDSLNKLYSDETEVQEAVLKEPVQGGDVKGARQLFEAQSLDAIGRCCSVEEKSILQLKSEIQELKGDVKKTIRLFQTEPLCAIRDKSGNIHEIKSVCREEIQSNAVRTARWLFETQPLDTINKDTSKVQIIRGISLEEIGRPDVSGARWIFETQPLDAIREITVEEQDFKASTDFVTGADVSKQRMLFETQTLDSLKGEVSESVVAKEQVIGGDVKSTLWLFETQPMETLKDNFEVGRLQKVELSAEEKGDVKQRKHVFETCPFGSISKAFEEEIPATSIEEVVKGDVKSFKTLFETLPLDSIKQADAEPVTKEEEKIPAGNVKANQILFETTPLYAIKDSFGNFHEVTSVSREQIISGDVKNYKWMFETRPLDQFDESTKKVDIIRGITKQEVVAGDVRTAKWLFETQPMDVIHHQAMEGEEHPSVKREISQRGDVKTCRWLFETQPMHTLYEKAEKKEEEDDSVPQADVKSYTWMFETQPLDSLKGQEEQYLQVSKAYSQEELQGVDVNTVRHLFETEPLGSSVVSEADQKKTIRYSSRVEIQSGEVSRVKEFFEAKPLDTAPKPTSQKDDGTIEAGSVYKFTWLFENYPMDTLKDSSEGIQEIPPEKDAKGGDVGGKRFVFETYSLDQIHDKVDETELQKIQKDTINKANVKSCTMLFESQPLYAIQDKEGGYHEVTSVQKEEIMKGDMKGARWLFETKPLDQIKKEEEVFVIRAVTQEDIKKGDVQAARWRFETEPLDSFSVGKTSVPRTVDDVQKGDVQSNKQLFESQQVGQKKYVRMVSVSDVQRGDVRTSTWLFENQPVDSLYGDAERGPSISTVQREDSQKGDVKRCTWLFETQPMDTLKDQEVTASAEPQEAIPRADVKSTTWLFESTPLDKFSASEGSIERELKERTMKETLETLCTCQAIQHDGILIEANDMESVKMVKYQLSSPGAPEVLKEEIVGGHLQRIMLQLLHRTNVEAEGMLVEEDREGKIKVSPLQLLDQSEAVKGKEDLSGNVAKALQGLLCQDASLKKGMVLQETASGSVKMTLYSLLFHSVQQKVVKGDVKSTIGNLLASSQEQKTTVTVKREDNEKGNVQLFASCIEKGDLDYLKNLQQQSEIQSLISSQAEQGADESTPWVVQGAQIHVLPNREQVEKVIAEGEPGAMAGAKKVFACESVGKECALEREAVHAAGVAGTTVQCLGKPLPTVTGKEEILSGGLKVTTKSIQRVADVSKKAEKEAASSACLKEPKAMVQGVCPIQVMAQGGEVAGQQQSSVMGIASQRQPEEKALGSDLQAAMQSLRLATAEAKNIQHHVQNKLQKNREEVHMACRQQAASAQGTMTLQSTTRQQDSTSTMQESNSTSIRTTTTSRVQEASKTHTSVSQKSIASHKKVSASEEVQGGQLLSQESQVVPSREVSIKDGLYTATPVKTFLNPFVESDYKEQSVQEERDVIIRGDVQTAIRALQSAATEQRLVEKEDVVRGNLKATLQSLEKSNVNVSRGDFKAAMIYRNAGHSYSVCKKKNETQVVSNQTAVVASGSQVDNDFPPPPPAAVMKAEHCPPSTKATREGALPLPTSKDEAPGCCAPLQTPLPTLPSLSCKPSDQSPAEKLRSPPKPEIMAPPRKKPVPPPKPEHLLHETLSASANNTTSRSTKPTPPPLPPKPPGLREISKPKPPLTELGLSCMEVREQSHHREVQAKCCTLETSVDKPVTGQDMSPERKLQKNTAKTPLQIAEERYKASKGGQGKGEPETSKSMKNGVVSFGVEQGMTSRKTVAPKRCLDEMIQKSIDLCQDENGCSSVSHPTCPGRAQTLHVSGQMEPNISSVDHTTPPKRGNDIAQNASSKVERESVSNSYGLWESQRVMKQVNERRQMCHSMSFHQQSMNSFEEQQQVNSRQLKCPDGEAETPGQEKPAVVMREKPKRETEDERRKRLSVHKEEIMKGNVKEAMEIFENLRRQKELQEILTRVKEFEEETSKVDVKALKSFFEKVPDWVVRQKAHQAKQQDRAETLAKEDTDSVSSVDLVFGDLERASAEIIHLKEQTLARLLDIEEAIRKALCSVSSLKSESDIAGLSGLFKESLGSTQSSASSSNIRKISIVSSKAKQEGTTLETGEAASVGGAKVEEKTEATKAELEVPRLVQSRGSSPSSPSFITIESAARKPAESPRTAHSPWDIPSPDRPDSSVKRDAFAQESFSSCNHPSTRFTGNDTTPFEKTSETIKKKVGQSSVKQPSNSNHQTSEKERCPLDTSKGSCHCGMRGGFSDYCSLNVPSPQNPRRQKSILELQTGPDGSKLYGATRTVMEQYEEMDQFGNTIITSSTTVTKQSETQTSSTCDVISHPHYEVSASPVFQRYSKSPGEDFHTNGGFQEPGVVFVTFGNSKTKK, encoded by the exons ATGAGAGGACGCGGTCATTTTTAGACACATCAGACAACACTGGCCGCATACCTCACCAAGGACGAGGGAGGTCCTCTGCGTGCTCCGTGAAGGAGCTGTCAGCTCGCTATCTCCCCCAGACAGCTGCCGCTGCTGCTCACGCCGGCAGCCCCGCACAGCCG AGCACTGTGAAGGACAATTCCACTCTCTCTCCccacagccagaaaaaaaacaag ATGGCAGAGGCTCAGAAATCATCTAACATAGCCATCAAGACAATGGAAGATGACTTACCGCCCCCACCTGCCCCTGCCCTTGGCTCAGTCCAGGTCATCGCTCCAGGGAATCAGGATCCCAACCCACTCCCTGTGCCTCCTCCAAAGCAAGCCTTCTCCAAGTTCTACCAGCAGCGTCAAGTGAACGAGCTGAAAAGGCTCTACAGACACATGCATCCTGAGCTCAGGAAGAACTTGGAAGAAGCTGTGACTGAGGACCTGGCAGAAATGCTGAATACTGAAGATCCCAATGCACAGGCATCTGTGAACTTGGACAAAGTTCTTCCAGGAGAGGTCCAGTCAATGCGATGGATCTTTGAGAACTGGGCACTTGACTCCATTGGGGACCATCAAGCCACAAAGAAGCTGGCAGAAGAAGAGATCATTCCTGGTGGGGATGTGAAAAGTACTTCCCTGAGGTTTGAAAACCAGTCAATCAACAGTGATGGTCTGTCAACACTAGCCAAGGATTCTGAAACAGACCTTGCCAGGGGGGATGTGCATACTGCCCGGTGGCTCTTTGAAACCCAACCTCTAGACTCATTAAACAAATTGTACTCGGATgaaactgaagtgcaggaggcCGTTCTCAAAGAGCCTGTCCAGGGAGGTGATGTGAAAGGTGCCAGACAGCTCTTCGAAGCACAGTCCTTGGATGCTATAGGACGCTGCTGCTCCGTGGAGGAGAAGAGCATCCTACAACTCAAATCTGAAATCCAGGAGCTAAAAGGCGATGTGAAGAAAACTATCAGGCTCTTCCAAACAGAGCCCCTTTGCGCCATCAGAGACAAATCTGGGAATATTCATGAAATCAAGTctgtctgcagagaagaaatTCAGAGCAATGCGGTCAGAACAGCTCGCTGGCTCTTTGAGACTCAGCCCCTGGATACCATCAACAAGGACACTTCCAAAGTGCAAATAATCCgtgggatttctttggaagaaattgGAAGGCCAGATGTCAGTGGAGCAAGGTGGATATTTGAAACTCAACCTCTGGACGCCATCAGAGAAATCACAGTTGAAGAACAGGATTTCAAGGCTTCAACAGATTTTGTCACAGGGGCAGATGTCAGTAAGCAGCGGATGCTCTTTGAGACCCAGACTCTTGATTCTCTGAAAGGAGAAGTTTCAGAAAGTGTTGTAGCCAAAGAACAAGTCATTGGAGGTGATGTGAAATCTACACTCTGGCTATTCGAAACCCAGCCAATGGAAACCCTGAAAGACAATTTTGAGGTGGGACGTTTACAGAAAGTAGAgctttcagcagaggaaaagggagatgtgaagcaaagaaaacatgTCTTTGAGACCTGTCCATTTGGCAGCATCTCCAAGGcatttgaggaagaaattccaGCCACCAGCATAGAAGAGGTAGTGAAAGGTGATGTGAAGTCTTTCAAGACCCTGTTTGAGACTCTTCCCTTAGACAGTATTAAGCAGGCTGATGCTGAGCCTGTCAccaaagaagaggagaagattCCAGCTGGCAATGTCAAAGCCAACCAAATCCTGTTTGAGACAACACCTTTGTATGCCATCAAGGATAGCTTTGGCAATTTCCATGAAGTCACCTCTGTAAGCAGAGAGCAAATCATCAGTGGTGATGTCAAGAACTACAAATGGATGTTTGAAACCAGGCCCCTGGACCAGTTTGATGAGAGCACCAAGAAAGTGGATATAATACGGGGGATCACAAAACAAGAGGTGGTGGCTGGTGATGTCAGAACAGCCAAGTGGCTCTTTGAAACTCAGCCCATGGATGTCATTCATCACCAAGCCATGGAAGGTGAAGAACATCCCTCGGTGAAGAGGGAGATCTCCCAGCGGGGGGATGTGAAGACCTGCAGGTGGCTTTTTGAGACCCAGCCCATGCACACTCTGTATGAGAAGGCTgaaaagaaggaggaggaggatgacaGTGTGCCCCAAGCTGATGTAAAATCATACACATGGATGTTTGAGACTCAGCCCCTGGACTCCCTGAAGGGCCAGGAGGAGCAGTATTTACAAGTCAGTAAGGCATACAGTCAGGAGGAATTACAAGGAGTTGATGTCAACACTGTCAGGCACCTATTTGAGACCGAACCCTTGGGCAGCAGTGTTGTCAGTGAAGCTGACCAAAAGAAAACCATACGGTACTCCAGTCGTGTGGAGATACAGTCTGGGGAAGTGTCCAGAGTGAAGGAGTTCTTTGAAGCTAAGCCCTTGGATACAGCCCCCAAACCAACATCCCAAAAGGATGATGGGACAATTGAAGCTGGATCTGTGTACAAGTTCACTTGGTTGTTTGAGAACTACCCTATGGACACCCTGAAGGACAGCTCTGAGGGCATCCAGGAAATCCCTCCAGAGAAGGATGCCAAGGGGGGAGATGTTGGAGGAAAGAGGTTCGTATTTGAGACCTATTCACTTGATCAAATCCATGACAAAGTGGATGAGACAGAGCTCCAGAAGATCCAGAAAGATACCATAAACAAAGCTAATGTCAAGTCTTGCACAATGCTCTTTGAAAGTCAACCCTTATATGCTATCCAGGACAAAGAGGGGGGATACCATGAGGTCACCTCagtgcagaaagaagaaatcatgaAAGGCGACATGAAAGGTGCCCGGTGGTTGTTTGAAACAAAGCCCCTGGATCAGAtcaagaaggaggaagaggtaTTTGTGATTAGGGCTGTGACCCAAGAGGACATCAAGAAAGGAGATGTCCAGGCGGCCCGGTGGAGGTTTGAGACAGAGCCTCTTGACTCCTTTTCAGTGGGAAAGACGTCAGTGCCTAGAACAGTAGACGATGTGCAGAAGGGAGATGTTCAGTCCAACAAGCAGCTGTTCGAGTCCCAGCAAGTGGGCCAGAAGAAGTACGTGAGGATGGTCAGTGTCAGTGATGTTCAGCGGGGTGATGTGAGGACATCTACTTGGCTTTTTGAAAACCAGCCTGTGGACTCCCTGTATGGGGATGCAGAGAGAGGTCCGTCTATAAGCACAGTCCAGAGAGAGGACAGCCAGAAAGGGGATGTCAAACGCTGCACCTGGTTGTTTGAAACCCAGCCAATGGACACGCTTAAGGACCAAGAGGTGACGGCCAGTGCTGAGCCCCAAGAAGCAATTCCTCGTGCAGATGTGAAAAGTACAACATGGCTCTTTGAGAGCACACCCTTGGATAAATTTAGTGCTTCTGAGGGTAGTATAGAAAGAGAACTGAAAGAAAGGACCATGAAGGAGACTTTAGAGACACTCTGCACTTGCCAGGCTATTCAGCATGATGGGATCCTCATTGAAGCCAATGATATGGAGAGTGTGAAGATGGTGAAGTACCAGCTCAGCAGCCCAGGAGCTCCAGAGGTCCTGAAAGAAGAGATTGTGGGAGGTCATTTGCAAAGGAtcatgctgcagctgcttcacaGAACCAATGTGGAAGCAGAGGGCATGCTGGTGGAGGAGGATAGAGAGGGCAAGATCAAAGTAAGCCCATTGCAGCTTCTGGACCAGAGTGAAGCTGTTAAAGGCAAAGAGGACCTGAGTGGAAATGTAGCTAAAGCTCTACAGGGTCTCCTTTGTCAAGATGCTTCCCTCAAAAAGGGAATGGTCTTACAAGAGACAGCATCAGGGTCAGTGAAAATGACTCTCTACTCCCTCCTGTTCCATTCTGTCCAGCAGAAAGTTGTCAAGGGGGATGTGAAGTCAACAATAGGGAACCTGTTGGCTTCTTCCCAGGAGCAGAAAACAACTGTAACCGTTAAGCGTGAGGACAATGAGAAGGGCAATGTCCAGCTTTTCGCGAGCTGCATTGAGAAGGGAGATCTAGACTATCTGAAGAACCTCCAGCAACAGTCAGAGATACAGTCCCTCATCTCTTCCCAAGCAGAGCAGGGGGCAGACGAGAGCACCCCATGGGTTGTGCAAGGGGCTCAGATACATGTCTTACCAAACAGAGAACAAGTAGAGAAAGTCATTGCAGAGGGTGAGCCAGGGGCTATGGCGGGAGCAAAAAAGGTGTTTGCATGTGAAAGCGTGGGCAAAGAGTGTGCACTGGAGAGAGAGGCTGTGCATGCAGCAGGTGTGGCAGGCACCACTGTGCAATGTCTCGGGAAGCCCCTGCCCACAGTGacgggaaaggaagaaattctgtCGGGGGGGCTTAAAGTGACAACAAAGTCAATTCAAAGGGTTGCAGACGTCAGCaagaaggcagagaaagaagcagcgtCCTCTGCCTGTTTGAAGGAACCCAAAGCTATGGTGCAAGGCGTATGTCCAATCCAAGTGATGGCTCAGGGGGGAGAAGTGGCTGGGCAACAGCAGAGCTCGGTGATGGGGATAGCCAGCCAGAGGCAGCCAGAAGAAAAGGCCCTTGGGAGTGATCTTCAGGCTGCCATGCAAAGCCTGAGGCTAGCAACAGCAGAGGCAAAAAACATTCAACATCATGTCCAGAACAAGCTACAGAAAAACAGGGAGGAGGTCCACATGgcctgcaggcagcaggcagccaGCGCACAGGGCACAATGACCCTTCAATCAACCACACGCCAACAAGACTCTACATCCACCATGCAGGAGAGCAACAGCACTTCTATCAGGACCACCACCACCAGTAGAGTCCAGGAGGCATCCAAGACCCATACAAGCGTGTCTCAGAAGAGCATAGCATCACACAAAAAGGTCAGTGCTTCAGAGGAAGTACAGGGAGGACAACTATTGAGCCAGGAAAGCCAAGTTGTGCCTAGTAGAGAAGTTAGCATTAAGGATGGCCTTTATACTGCCACACCTGTGAAAACCTTTTTAAACCCTTTTGTTGAGTCTGATTACAAAGAGCAATCagtgcaagaagaaagagatgttATTATCAGAGGGGATGTGCAGACAGCTATCAGAGCACTGCAAAGTGCCGCCACAGAACAGCGCCTGGTAGAAAAGGAGGACGTTGTCCGAGGTAATTTAAAAGCCACACTTCAGTCGCTGGAAAAGTCTAAcgttaatgtctccagaggggACTTTAAAGCCGCTATGATATACAGAAATGCAGGGCATTCCTATTCTgtgtgtaaaaagaaaaatgagactCAAGTCGTTAGTAACCAGACTGCTGTAGTGGCTTCAGGGTCTCAGGTTGATAATgactttcctcctcctcccccagctgCTGTGATGAAAGCAGAGCATTGCCCACCCTCAACTAAAGCAACCAGAGAAGGTGCCCTTCCACTACCAACCAGCAAAGATGAAGCCCCAGGATGCTGTGCACCACTCCAGACCCCTCTTCCCACCCTCCCTTCTCTGTCCTGCAAACCCAGTGATCAGAGTCCTGCAGAGAAGCTCAGGTCTCctccaaaaccagaaattatGGCCCCACCCAGGAAAAAACCTGTTCCCCCTCCAAAACCCGAGCACCTCTTACACGAGACACTTTCTGCCTCTGCAAATAACACCACGAGCAGATCAACCAAACCCACCCCTCCACCCCTGCCTCCAAAACCTCCAGGCCTGAGGGAGATCAGCAAGCCAAAGCCGCCCCTCACAGAGCTGGGATTAAGCTGCATGGAAGTACGTGAACAATCACACCACAGGGAGGTTCAGGCAAAATGCTGCACTTTGGAAACATCTGTGGACAAGCCTGTCACAGGTCAGGATATGAGCCCTGAGAGAAAGCTCCAAAAAAACACTGCCAAAACCCCTCTTCAAATCGCAGAGGAAAGGTACAAGGCAAGCAAAGGAGGACAAGGAAAGGGAGAACCTGAAACTTCAAAGTCAATGAAAAATGGAGTGGTTAGTTTTGGAGTTGAGCAGGGAATGACGAGTAGGAAAACAGTAGCTCCAAAGAGGTGTCTGGATGAGATGATTCAGAAGTCTATAGATCTGTGCCAAGATGAGAACGGGTGCTCTTCAGTATCACATCCAACCTGTCCCGGAAGAGCACAGACACTTCATGTGTCAGGACAGATGGAGCCAAATATCTCCTCTGTGGACCACACCACTCCTCCAAAGAGAGGAAATGACATTGCACAAAATGCCTCGTCCAAGGTGGAAAGAGAAAGTGTGTCTAATTCTTATGGATTGTGGGAGAGTCAGAGAGTCATGAAACAGGTGAATGAGAGAAGGCAAATGTGTCATTCAATGTCCTTCCATCAGCAGTCAATGAACTCCTTTGAGGAGCAACAGCAGGTGAATAGTAGGCAATTGAAATGTCCTGATGGAGAGGCAGAGACACCTGGCCAGGAGAAGCCAGCAGTTGTTATGAGAGAAAAACCCAAGCGAGAAACAGAAGATGAGCGTCGGAAGAGGCTGTCAGTACACAAAGAGGAGATCATGAAAGGCAATGTCAAGGAGGCTATGGAGATCTTTGAGAATCTCAGGAGACAGAAGGAGCTGCAAGAGATCTTGACTCGAGTGAAGGAGTTTGAGGAGGAAACAAGCAAAGTGGACGTGAAAGCTCTGAAGAGCTTCTTTGAGAAGGTTCCTGACTGGGTTGTTCGTCAGAAAGCCCACCAGGCCAAGCAGCAGGATAGGGCTGAGACACTGGCAAAGGAGGACACTGACAGTGTCTCCTCAGTGGACCTGGTTTTCGGGGACTTGGAGCGAGCAAGTGCTGAGATCATCCACCTGAAGGAGCAGACACTTGCCCGGCTCCTGGACATTGAGGAGGCCATCAGGAAAGCTCTTTGTTCTGTCTCTAGTCTCAAGTCTGAGTCAGACATCGCTGGGCTCTCAGGACTGTTCAAGGAGTCTCTGGGGAGCACCCAAAGCTCTGCGAGCAGCAGCAATATCCGTAAAATCAGTATTGTCTCAAGCAAAGCCAAGCAGGAGGGAACCACGCTGGAGACAGGGGAAGCAGCATCTGTGGGAGGTGCAAAGGTTGAAGAAAAGACAGAGGCAACCAAGGCAGAGCTAGAGGTCCCCCGCCTTGTTCAATCTCGCGGCAGCTCTCCTTCCTCACCTTCCTTCATCACCATTGAATCTGCTGCCAGGAAACCAGCAGAATCACCCAGGACAGCACATTCCCCCTGGGACATCCCTTCACCAGACCGTCCTGACTCTTCAGTAAAGAGGGATGCTTTTGCTCAGGAGAGCTTCAGCTCCTGTAACCACCCGTCAACAAGGTTTACTGGGAATGACACAACGCCCTTTGAGAAGACATCTGagaccataaaaaaaaaagttgggcAGAGCTCAGTGAAACAGCCCAGCAATTCCAACCATCAGACCAGTGAGAAAGAGAGGTGCCCTCTGGATACCTCCAAAGGCAGCTGCCACTGTGGGATGAGAGGAGGCTTTTCGGACTACTGCTCCCTGAATGTCCCCAGCCCACAAAATCCACGGAGGCAGAAAAGCATCTTGGAGTTACAGACGGGTCCTGATGGATCCAAGCTCTATGGAGCCACCCGGACTGTCATGGAGCAGTACGAGGAAATGGACCAGTTTGGAAACACAATCATTACTTCATCCACCACAGTCACTAAGCAATCTGAGACACAAACATCTTCCACATGTGATGTGATCTCTCATCCCCATTATGAGGTATCTGCTTCACCTGTGTTTCAGAGGTACTCAaagagcccaggagaagacTTCCACACCAATGGTGGTTTTCAGGAGCCAGGAGTGGTCTTTGTCACTTTTGGTAACTCCAagacaaagaaatag